Proteins encoded together in one Chitinophaga sp. LS1 window:
- a CDS encoding RNA polymerase sigma factor has product MYAAENSLLLRVANGDQKAFRMLFDQYWDGMYANALHFTKSPELAQDLAQEIFTKVWVMRDKLPGIERFDAWLYKVAKNMILDELRRLQQSPDYAEFIDAYFLAGDQDAHQPATTKDIEKQLHAAIDQLPAQMQTAFKLSRFEGLTHDQIAQRMNISKVTSQNYIARSLVAIKKYLAGKQIELGLLLLLMIRN; this is encoded by the coding sequence ATGTACGCAGCTGAAAATTCTCTCTTACTCCGTGTAGCCAATGGTGACCAAAAGGCTTTTCGTATGCTTTTTGACCAATATTGGGATGGCATGTATGCCAATGCGTTGCATTTTACAAAATCGCCGGAATTAGCCCAGGACCTTGCACAGGAGATATTTACTAAGGTGTGGGTCATGCGCGATAAACTTCCCGGAATTGAGCGATTCGATGCCTGGCTGTACAAGGTAGCGAAAAATATGATCCTGGATGAGCTGCGCCGGTTACAACAAAGTCCGGATTATGCTGAGTTTATAGATGCCTATTTTCTGGCTGGCGATCAGGATGCACACCAACCGGCAACGACAAAAGACATTGAGAAACAACTACATGCAGCTATAGATCAATTACCCGCGCAAATGCAGACTGCTTTTAAACTGAGCAGGTTTGAGGGACTTACCCACGACCAGATTGCACAAAGGATGAACATATCCAAAGTAACCTCCCAGAATTACATAGCACGATCACTGGTAGCTATCAAAAAATACCTTGCAGGGAAGCAAATTGAATTGGGACTGCTTTTACTTTTAATGATAAGGAACTAG
- a CDS encoding TlpA disulfide reductase family protein has product MITLFPITLRDPNLTQNEGYNLTKATTMRLLFTLLLLPAFAFAQKGDYKVEGKMSNWKGIDSLTYFVDNKHDTIVAHDGKFSLRFNLEQPALMYIRKLDFTHEKQVPDVIKIYVEKGTVSVTGTDSLKYAKIKGGPVNTVYEERSDVIIPLNKHMMELRLAIEKYPKGPQRDSFAKTVKDDYAATQDSITNYLLSFVKAHPHSFIALQTISDMAGAAVDYTKYNPLFEGIDEWLRKTPLGIAFGERLAIARNLAPGAKAPAFTSTDLKGDSLALYTVLKQGKVTLVDFWASWCGPCRAENPNVVKAYQAYHEKGFNILSVSLDSKHEKWEAAIEKDGMPWYHVSSLKGWEEPVATLYDIHAVPDNLLLDSNGKVIARGLRGARLEEKLAELLK; this is encoded by the coding sequence ATGATTACACTATTCCCTATCACCCTGCGTGATCCGAATTTAACTCAAAACGAAGGTTATAATTTAACAAAAGCTACTACCATGCGATTATTATTCACACTATTACTCCTTCCTGCATTTGCATTTGCGCAAAAAGGTGATTACAAAGTAGAAGGTAAAATGTCCAACTGGAAAGGAATTGATTCCCTCACCTATTTTGTTGACAACAAGCATGATACCATTGTGGCGCACGATGGTAAATTTTCCCTCAGATTCAACCTGGAACAGCCAGCATTGATGTACATCCGGAAGCTCGATTTCACACATGAAAAACAGGTACCGGATGTTATCAAAATTTATGTAGAGAAAGGTACGGTCAGTGTTACTGGTACTGATTCTTTAAAGTATGCAAAAATAAAAGGCGGACCAGTGAATACGGTGTATGAAGAGCGATCTGATGTGATCATTCCTTTGAACAAGCATATGATGGAGCTGCGCCTGGCGATTGAAAAATACCCCAAAGGTCCGCAGCGTGATTCATTTGCAAAAACAGTAAAGGATGATTATGCAGCTACGCAGGATTCCATCACAAATTATTTATTGAGTTTTGTAAAAGCACATCCGCATTCATTTATTGCATTGCAAACCATTAGTGATATGGCAGGGGCGGCAGTAGACTATACGAAATACAATCCGCTATTTGAGGGAATTGATGAGTGGTTGCGTAAAACACCTTTAGGGATTGCCTTCGGCGAAAGACTCGCCATTGCCCGCAACCTGGCTCCCGGAGCGAAAGCGCCGGCGTTTACTTCTACGGATTTGAAAGGGGATAGTCTGGCACTATATACGGTGTTAAAACAAGGTAAGGTAACATTGGTAGATTTCTGGGCGAGTTGGTGTGGACCTTGCAGAGCAGAGAATCCGAATGTGGTGAAGGCGTATCAGGCATATCATGAGAAAGGGTTTAATATTCTTAGTGTATCGCTGGATAGCAAGCACGAAAAGTGGGAGGCGGCGATTGAAAAAGATGGTATGCCATGGTATCATGTAAGTAGTTTGAAAGGCTGGGAAGAGCCGGTGGCGACGTTGTATGATATTCATGCTGTGCCGGATAATTTGCTGCTGGATAGCAATGGGAAGGTAATAGCGAGAGGATTGAGAGGTGCCAGGCTGGAAGAGAAGCTGGCGGAGTTGTTAAAATAA
- a CDS encoding RagB/SusD family nutrient uptake outer membrane protein translates to MFRRYLFLITLTLAGCTKFVEVAEPIDQIPSNVVFDDDTKAAAAVRGLYSVMISALYAPFGGSLSVCPGLASDELITTSTLVDFTDFQNNAISTSNSKSGSSIWGNLYTTIYQANAVLQGLENSPNVTPAAKLWIGGEAHFCRALYYFYLVNLYGPVPMPLTTDYTTNTYLPRTSIDSVYNLIISDLQTAQGSLDNNYTATGNRVRPNKWAATALLARVYLYRQQWQAAIEQSTAVINSGYYALEPLNNVFLNAGKENILQLVSPGTNLYTWDAYVFVNLKAHLASNSLLNSFEEGDNRKTSWLSKVTISNATYYAPYKYKVSLGTGTAKTENTTLLRLGEQYLIRAEAYAHAGNIASASADLDSIRHRAGLPLMMEGITQQALLDTILHERRIELFSELGHRWLDVKRSGKADAIFGAVKSGWTSTDILFPLPLTDIQRDPNLTQNEGYN, encoded by the coding sequence ATGTTCCGTCGATATTTATTTTTAATCACACTTACACTCGCTGGTTGTACCAAATTCGTAGAAGTAGCGGAGCCAATAGACCAGATCCCATCCAATGTGGTATTTGATGACGACACCAAAGCTGCTGCTGCCGTAAGAGGCTTGTACAGTGTAATGATTTCCGCCTTATACGCACCATTTGGGGGGAGCCTGAGCGTATGCCCGGGATTGGCTTCTGATGAACTCATTACCACGTCTACCCTGGTCGATTTTACAGACTTCCAGAATAATGCCATCAGCACTTCCAATTCTAAAAGCGGTTCCAGCATTTGGGGGAATTTATACACCACCATTTATCAGGCAAATGCCGTTCTGCAGGGATTGGAGAATTCTCCCAATGTAACACCTGCAGCGAAGTTATGGATTGGCGGCGAAGCACACTTTTGCCGTGCATTGTATTATTTCTATTTAGTGAATTTGTATGGACCTGTGCCTATGCCACTGACCACTGATTATACCACGAATACTTACCTGCCCCGCACTTCCATAGATTCTGTTTATAATTTAATCATTTCCGATTTACAAACAGCGCAAGGTAGTCTGGATAATAATTACACGGCCACTGGCAATAGAGTAAGACCCAATAAATGGGCGGCCACTGCCTTATTAGCCCGCGTGTACCTGTATCGCCAGCAATGGCAGGCAGCGATTGAACAATCTACTGCGGTGATCAACTCCGGCTATTATGCATTAGAGCCACTGAACAATGTATTTCTCAATGCCGGCAAGGAGAATATTTTACAACTCGTATCGCCGGGTACCAACCTGTATACATGGGATGCTTACGTATTTGTGAACCTGAAAGCACACCTCGCTTCTAACTCGCTCCTGAACAGTTTCGAAGAAGGTGATAACAGGAAAACAAGCTGGCTCTCGAAAGTGACGATTAGTAATGCCACCTACTATGCACCTTATAAGTACAAAGTATCTCTCGGAACCGGTACTGCAAAAACAGAAAATACCACCTTATTAAGATTGGGTGAACAATACCTGATCCGTGCCGAAGCTTATGCCCATGCAGGAAATATCGCATCCGCCAGCGCTGATTTAGATTCAATCAGGCACAGAGCTGGCCTGCCACTCATGATGGAAGGTATTACACAACAGGCATTATTAGACACCATTCTGCACGAAAGAAGGATTGAATTATTCTCAGAACTGGGCCACAGATGGTTGGATGTAAAAAGAAGCGGAAAAGCAGATGCGATCTTCGGTGCAGTGAAATCAGGCTGGACATCGACGGATATCTTATTTCCTCTTCCATTGACTGATATACAGCGTGATCCGAATTTAACTCAAAACGAAGGTTATAATTAA
- a CDS encoding FecR family protein, with product MKELLEKFLSDSMTKEEQEEFRALLAREDLREEWAAYIEKILAEKRYDDAPVADRNAIFQQMMSKSPVYPYPISTLHRYGWWAAAAVLLLLLGAGTLWLQKPVPPPANLVVADVAPGTTKAVLTLANGQTVPLDSAGVGSWMQGNTSVHQSGGLLAYSGAATYNAISYNTLTTPRGGTFRVTLPDGSNVWLNAASSLRYPTSFKSSSERLVEVQGEAYFEIAQNAQQPFKVKVNDQTTIVVLGTSFNINAYANEGGIATTLFTGAVRMNHGNEQATLHPGQQARTGLTTIETIQNVDTAQVLAWKNGLFDFHNATLPEVMRQLTRWYDIDVVYEGNIPAITFDGKMDRHLQLSQIIKIFSYMKLNCRLEGNKRLVVLP from the coding sequence ATGAAGGAATTATTGGAAAAATTCTTGTCCGACAGCATGACCAAAGAAGAACAGGAGGAATTCCGGGCTTTACTTGCCCGCGAAGACCTGCGTGAAGAGTGGGCTGCGTACATTGAAAAGATCCTCGCAGAGAAACGTTACGATGATGCGCCAGTCGCTGACCGTAATGCCATCTTTCAGCAAATGATGTCCAAATCACCTGTTTATCCATATCCTATATCAACTTTGCACAGGTACGGCTGGTGGGCCGCTGCGGCGGTCCTCCTGCTCCTGTTGGGGGCAGGCACTTTGTGGTTGCAGAAACCTGTGCCTCCACCGGCAAATCTGGTTGTTGCGGATGTTGCACCAGGTACTACAAAAGCAGTGCTTACGCTGGCAAACGGGCAAACGGTGCCATTGGATAGTGCCGGCGTAGGATCATGGATGCAGGGCAATACCAGTGTGCATCAATCTGGTGGATTGCTGGCCTATTCGGGCGCTGCTACCTATAATGCGATAAGTTATAATACCCTGACCACTCCCCGCGGAGGTACTTTCAGGGTGACCCTGCCAGATGGCAGTAATGTATGGCTGAATGCTGCTTCTTCGCTGCGTTATCCTACTTCTTTCAAAAGCTCATCGGAACGACTCGTAGAAGTACAGGGCGAAGCTTATTTTGAAATCGCACAAAATGCGCAACAACCTTTTAAAGTAAAGGTCAATGATCAAACCACGATTGTCGTACTCGGTACAAGTTTTAACATAAATGCCTATGCCAATGAAGGTGGTATTGCCACTACATTGTTTACCGGCGCTGTTCGTATGAACCACGGGAATGAGCAGGCTACACTGCATCCCGGGCAGCAGGCGCGCACGGGGCTGACAACTATTGAGACGATTCAGAATGTAGATACCGCACAGGTACTGGCATGGAAAAACGGGCTCTTTGATTTCCATAATGCCACGCTGCCGGAGGTAATGAGACAATTGACAAGGTGGTATGATATTGACGTCGTATATGAAGGGAATATACCAGCCATCACGTTTGATGGGAAGATGGATAGACATTTACAATTATCTCAAATTATCAAAATCTTTTCTTACATGAAGTTGAATTGTAGGCTGGAAGGTAATAAGCGCCTGGTAGTACTGCCATAA
- a CDS encoding class I SAM-dependent methyltransferase — protein MQQTKNNYDIVASQYDWLSKVVFYRSLENAQVSLLKYIPAGSQVLIVGGGTGWILERLAQLHHNGLRITYVELSGNMITLSQKRDYKENTVDFVNLPIEDFTPDLDYDVIITPFLFDNFVPERAQSVFWQLHNSLKKDGLWLFADFYYDKEKSRWWHKLLLKIMYSFFRLFCNIEANSLFNMATCFEQGKYEVLHKRFFYFDFIQSIAYRKPV, from the coding sequence ATGCAACAGACTAAAAACAATTACGACATCGTCGCCTCGCAATATGACTGGCTGAGCAAAGTGGTATTTTACCGCTCGCTGGAAAATGCACAGGTGAGTTTATTGAAATACATCCCAGCCGGTAGCCAGGTCCTCATCGTAGGCGGGGGTACCGGCTGGATTTTAGAAAGACTGGCGCAATTACACCACAATGGGTTACGCATCACCTATGTGGAGCTATCGGGGAATATGATCACCCTTTCTCAAAAGCGCGACTATAAAGAAAATACAGTTGATTTTGTCAACCTCCCTATCGAAGATTTTACCCCCGACCTTGACTACGATGTCATCATAACCCCTTTCTTATTTGACAATTTCGTCCCTGAACGGGCACAATCTGTCTTCTGGCAGTTACATAATTCTTTGAAAAAAGACGGTTTGTGGTTATTCGCAGATTTCTATTATGACAAAGAAAAAAGCCGTTGGTGGCATAAATTGCTACTAAAAATCATGTATTCCTTCTTCAGATTGTTCTGCAATATAGAAGCAAACTCCCTCTTTAACATGGCTACTTGCTTTGAACAGGGAAAATACGAGGTACTTCATAAGCGTTTCTTCTATTTTGACTTCATTCAGTCAATTGCTTATAGAAAACCGGTATAA
- a CDS encoding SusC/RagA family TonB-linked outer membrane protein yields the protein MQFVAYYEALREPGPWTKIFRTMRFIAYLLFVCCLHVSAKSVSQSITFTGRNVPMKTVLDAIEKQTGYVCFSNGSVLANAKPVNVDAKHLDLSVFLDLVLHDQPLEYTIESKTIIIRKKTPLPYALPVMDAQPLTIKVTGIITDDKGVALPGVSVRVKNSKDGTVTDAHGLYSLENVDENALLVFTFIGYTTQEIPVRGKRIISISLTPALNKLDETVVQAYGATSKRYNTGNIDKVSAEELMLQPVENPLAALEGRVPGMIVTQSSGIPGSTFKVEIRGRMAFDKNLSDDQPLFIVDGVPMAANNGKINKLTSAAGVLLNSGISPFNSINMNDIASIEVLKDADATAIYGSRGANGVILITTKRGKPGKTRLDVGLSHGISKVTRTVPMMNTQEYLQMRREAFTNSNTAMTNANAYDLLAYDTTRYTDLTKLFIGNTATTTDAQASIAGGTVNTQYILGTGYHYQTTVYPGDSHEQRGSMHIGITSRSDDKRFNLNFSGGYSVDQNNIPATDISSVMQLPPNFQIYDSLGNYAWNEGGITAKDNPLALYLNQNYRINTSNLQGNLLLGYRILPNLELRTSLGYNSTIADEQKKLPRAAQNPSKGSATGSLQLGNNQFKSWIVEPQIEYNTHISKGKLTLLGGATFNAIRNNSLMIIATGYTSDELLGSLAAAGTNSISTTNSNNDYRYQAFFARANYNYDNKYLINFTGRRDGSSRFGPQYRFSNFGSLAGAWLFTNEQFLSKQQVLSYGKIRASYGLTGNDKIGDYKYLDSWKATSYNYTDSASLYPTILYNPNLHWEKNIKTEVAMELGFLKDKLLTTVALYRNISSDPLVGYPLPYATGFSSITANLNGVLIENRGIEISINTTNVQTKTFSWNSYLNVTIPQNRLVKYPNLATSTYANQYKLGESLNLIYGSVYTGLDSNGLYSIKDVNKDGLGNASDYGVHGKTDQRLYGGLSNTFSYKGFQLDFLFQFVKQTGMNFRSNGLYNPPGTMYNQPKLLLDRWQKPGDQSANQKYTLSAGSITGTSGYYAMMFSDYRYGDASYIRLKNVSLAYTIPQEVLKRLRILSCRVYVQAQNLLTITGYQGGDPETQNYLYMPPLRTIVGGIQLNL from the coding sequence ATGCAATTCGTTGCTTATTACGAAGCCCTGCGTGAACCAGGGCCCTGGACCAAAATCTTTCGCACTATGCGATTCATCGCCTACTTATTGTTCGTATGCTGCCTGCATGTCAGCGCCAAAAGCGTTTCGCAGTCCATCACCTTCACCGGCCGCAATGTGCCAATGAAAACAGTACTGGACGCTATCGAAAAGCAAACCGGGTACGTCTGTTTCTCTAACGGCAGTGTACTCGCCAACGCAAAACCAGTGAATGTAGATGCAAAACATCTCGACCTTTCCGTATTCCTGGATCTGGTACTCCATGACCAACCACTGGAATATACGATTGAAAGCAAAACGATTATCATCAGGAAGAAAACACCCCTCCCGTACGCCCTCCCTGTCATGGATGCACAACCCCTGACCATCAAGGTCACGGGTATCATCACAGATGATAAAGGCGTAGCCCTCCCAGGTGTATCAGTAAGAGTCAAAAACAGCAAAGACGGCACTGTGACAGATGCCCATGGCCTATACTCCCTCGAAAATGTGGATGAAAATGCACTACTCGTTTTTACCTTCATCGGTTACACAACGCAGGAAATCCCCGTTAGAGGAAAACGTATTATCTCCATCAGTCTCACCCCAGCTTTGAACAAACTGGATGAGACAGTCGTGCAGGCTTATGGCGCTACTTCCAAACGCTACAACACGGGCAATATCGACAAGGTCTCTGCCGAAGAACTCATGCTTCAGCCCGTAGAAAACCCGCTGGCAGCGCTGGAAGGCAGGGTACCCGGTATGATCGTCACCCAAAGTTCCGGTATTCCTGGTTCTACTTTCAAAGTGGAGATCAGGGGTCGCATGGCATTTGACAAAAACCTCTCTGACGACCAACCTCTCTTCATTGTAGATGGTGTACCTATGGCGGCCAATAATGGCAAGATCAATAAACTCACTTCTGCTGCAGGTGTACTGCTAAACTCTGGTATCAGCCCTTTCAACAGTATCAATATGAACGATATCGCCAGCATTGAAGTACTGAAAGATGCTGATGCGACCGCTATCTATGGCAGTCGTGGTGCGAATGGCGTAATATTGATCACCACCAAAAGAGGGAAACCCGGAAAAACCAGACTGGACGTAGGTCTGAGTCATGGTATCAGCAAGGTAACCCGCACCGTACCCATGATGAATACACAGGAATACCTGCAAATGCGTCGTGAGGCATTCACCAACTCCAACACCGCCATGACGAATGCCAATGCCTATGACCTGCTCGCTTATGATACCACCCGATATACTGACCTGACTAAACTCTTCATTGGCAATACCGCTACAACAACGGATGCACAGGCTTCTATAGCAGGTGGTACTGTCAATACACAATACATCCTTGGCACCGGGTATCATTACCAGACCACCGTATACCCCGGCGATAGCCACGAGCAAAGAGGTTCTATGCACATTGGCATCACCAGCAGATCTGATGATAAAAGGTTCAACCTGAACTTTAGTGGCGGTTATTCTGTAGACCAGAATAATATCCCTGCCACTGATATCTCCTCTGTGATGCAGTTGCCGCCCAACTTCCAGATCTATGATTCACTGGGGAATTATGCATGGAATGAAGGAGGGATCACCGCGAAAGATAATCCGCTGGCTTTGTACCTGAACCAAAATTACCGCATCAATACCAGCAATCTGCAAGGGAATTTATTGTTAGGCTATAGAATCCTGCCTAACTTAGAACTCCGCACCAGCCTGGGTTACAACAGCACCATTGCCGATGAGCAAAAGAAACTGCCACGTGCTGCACAGAACCCATCCAAAGGTTCGGCTACCGGCTCATTACAGTTAGGTAATAATCAGTTTAAGAGCTGGATTGTAGAACCACAGATTGAATACAACACGCATATCTCCAAAGGGAAACTTACTTTATTGGGCGGCGCCACCTTCAATGCGATCAGGAATAATAGTTTAATGATTATTGCGACTGGCTATACCAGCGATGAGTTATTAGGCTCACTGGCAGCAGCAGGTACCAACAGCATTTCCACTACCAATAGTAATAACGACTACCGCTACCAGGCTTTCTTTGCAAGGGCCAATTACAATTATGACAACAAGTACCTGATCAACTTTACAGGTAGAAGAGATGGTTCCAGCCGCTTTGGTCCACAATATCGCTTTTCGAATTTTGGATCATTGGCAGGTGCCTGGTTATTTACCAATGAACAATTCCTTTCTAAACAGCAAGTACTGAGTTATGGTAAGATCAGGGCCAGTTATGGATTGACGGGCAATGATAAAATTGGTGATTATAAATACCTGGATAGCTGGAAAGCGACGAGCTATAACTATACTGATTCGGCATCCCTCTACCCTACTATCCTGTATAATCCCAATCTCCACTGGGAAAAGAATATCAAGACGGAAGTGGCGATGGAATTGGGTTTCCTGAAGGATAAGCTGCTGACTACTGTTGCCCTGTACCGCAATATATCTTCCGATCCGCTGGTGGGGTATCCCTTACCCTATGCAACAGGATTCTCATCGATTACGGCGAATCTGAATGGGGTATTGATTGAAAACAGGGGCATTGAAATCTCTATCAATACTACGAATGTTCAAACAAAAACATTTAGCTGGAATAGTTATCTGAATGTGACAATTCCGCAGAACAGGCTTGTTAAATATCCGAATCTGGCTACCTCTACTTATGCAAATCAGTATAAGTTGGGCGAGTCGTTGAATCTGATTTACGGTAGTGTTTATACAGGTCTTGATTCCAATGGTTTGTACAGCATCAAAGATGTAAATAAAGATGGATTGGGAAATGCCAGTGATTATGGAGTACATGGAAAAACGGATCAGCGGTTGTATGGCGGCCTGTCTAATACTTTTTCGTACAAAGGATTTCAGCTGGATTTCCTGTTTCAGTTTGTAAAACAGACAGGCATGAATTTCAGATCGAATGGATTGTATAACCCTCCCGGTACGATGTACAACCAGCCTAAATTATTGCTGGATCGCTGGCAGAAACCCGGGGATCAAAGTGCGAATCAGAAGTATACTTTATCCGCAGGGTCAATTACGGGAACGAGTGGATATTATGCGATGATGTTCTCAGATTACAGGTATGGCGACGCTTCTTATATCCGGTTGAAGAATGTGTCCCTGGCATATACCATTCCGCAGGAGGTGCTCAAAAGGCTACGTATTCTTTCCTGCAGGGTATATGTGCAGGCGCAGAATCTGCTGACGATTACTGGTTATCAGGGAGGCGATCCGGAAACACAGAATTATTTGTACATGCCCCCGTTGAGGACGATTGTGGGTGGAATACAACTGAATCTCTGA
- a CDS encoding DHA2 family efflux MFS transporter permease subunit, giving the protein MKKETILLVTVIAAAVMELIDTSIVNVALSHMSGNLGATLEDTSWVITAYAIANVIIIPITSFLVLKLGRRNYYIGSVIAFTFFSFMCGQASNIWTLVAFRFLQGIGGGALLSVSQAIVFEIFPKEKRNVASALFGIGVFVGPTIGPTLGGYITEFYDWPWIFYINVPIGITVAVICYMLLKEPPTKQEAGKVDWLGIFLLAIGVGSLQTVLERGETDDWFEANYIILLSVTAFFGLLLFIWWELKTNNPVVNLKVLRSKNLTLAAVLTFISGVGLFSSVFLTPVFAQRLLGFTPTQTGLLLLPGALLAIGGLMISATLLQKGVSPIVMITIGMLLFVLFSWQMSHLSLNASANLITTSLIWRAVGLAVVTVPLTTLAVSSLEPQDIPQGAALNNMMRQLGGSFGLAMVNTYLTNRNAVHRTDLVSNITVDNPEAVKRISDYTGYFMQHGFGVLEAKQKALKVVDAVITKQSNLMSYDDAYLMVGIVFLFALPLLLLARKRKVGMQVKVVLSDH; this is encoded by the coding sequence ATGAAGAAAGAAACCATTCTGTTGGTTACCGTCATCGCTGCGGCCGTGATGGAACTAATCGATACCTCCATCGTCAATGTCGCGCTCTCTCATATGAGCGGGAACCTGGGAGCTACGCTGGAAGATACTTCGTGGGTCATTACGGCTTATGCCATTGCGAATGTGATCATCATTCCTATCACCAGTTTTTTAGTCTTAAAACTGGGCAGAAGGAATTACTATATCGGCTCTGTCATCGCCTTTACCTTCTTCTCTTTTATGTGCGGACAGGCGTCGAATATCTGGACTCTCGTGGCTTTCCGTTTCCTGCAGGGTATAGGTGGCGGGGCATTGCTCTCCGTATCACAAGCCATCGTGTTTGAGATCTTTCCGAAAGAAAAACGGAATGTGGCCAGTGCGCTCTTTGGAATCGGCGTGTTTGTAGGCCCCACTATCGGGCCTACACTGGGCGGGTATATCACCGAGTTCTACGACTGGCCATGGATCTTTTATATCAACGTACCGATCGGTATAACTGTTGCGGTTATATGTTATATGCTATTAAAAGAACCACCTACCAAACAGGAAGCTGGAAAAGTAGACTGGCTGGGAATCTTCCTCTTAGCAATTGGCGTAGGATCTTTGCAAACAGTATTGGAAAGAGGCGAAACGGACGATTGGTTCGAAGCAAATTATATCATCCTTTTAAGCGTGACCGCCTTCTTTGGATTATTACTTTTTATCTGGTGGGAACTCAAAACCAACAACCCGGTGGTGAACCTGAAAGTATTGAGGAGTAAGAACCTTACCTTAGCGGCTGTGCTTACTTTCATTTCAGGAGTCGGACTATTCAGTTCTGTATTTCTGACACCTGTTTTTGCGCAACGACTATTAGGATTCACGCCTACGCAAACAGGACTATTGTTGCTACCGGGTGCCTTATTAGCCATCGGCGGATTGATGATCTCTGCTACGCTGTTACAAAAAGGCGTTTCTCCTATTGTGATGATTACAATCGGGATGTTGCTCTTTGTTCTCTTCAGCTGGCAGATGTCGCATTTAAGTCTGAATGCAAGTGCCAATCTGATCACGACCAGTTTGATATGGCGTGCCGTTGGACTGGCTGTAGTGACGGTGCCATTGACCACGTTGGCAGTGTCATCGCTGGAGCCACAGGATATTCCACAGGGAGCAGCGTTGAATAATATGATGCGGCAACTGGGCGGTAGTTTTGGGTTGGCGATGGTGAATACATACCTGACTAATAGAAATGCAGTACACAGAACCGATCTTGTTAGCAATATTACCGTTGATAATCCGGAGGCTGTAAAGAGAATATCAGATTATACGGGATATTTTATGCAACATGGGTTTGGGGTGTTGGAGGCAAAGCAGAAGGCATTAAAGGTGGTGGATGCTGTGATTACGAAACAGTCGAATCTGATGAGTTATGATGATGCTTACCTGATGGTAGGAATAGTGTTTTTGTTTGCATTGCCATTGTTGTTACTGGCCAGGAAGCGGAAGGTGGGGATGCAGGTGAAGGTGGTGCTGTCGGATCATTGA